One genomic segment of Diceros bicornis minor isolate mBicDic1 chromosome 25, mDicBic1.mat.cur, whole genome shotgun sequence includes these proteins:
- the LOC131421874 gene encoding oocyte-expressed protein-like, with the protein MVDAAGAAEAPGDEWAPAQALAGLLRFPPPRARPRPWWFPVQELRDPSVFYLEAWLADSLFGRDQAIIPEMEWMSQALLTVDTVNPGNLVKITIFGQPHVQNRVKSVLLGLASWHREHRARVEKMEQLEEFLKARASRLQTPQHPVA; encoded by the exons ATGGTGGACGCCGCAGGTGCTGCAGAGGCCCCGGGGGACGAATGGGCGCCCGCCCAGGCCCTGGCCGGGTTGCTGAGGTTTCCACCGCCGCGGGCCCGCCCCCGGCCGTGGTGGTTTCCTGTGCAGGAGCTGAGGGACCCGTCGGTGTTTTACCTGGAGGCTTGGCTGGCCGACTCCCTCTTCG GCCGAGACCAAGCCATAATTCCAGAAATGGAGTGGATGAGCCAGGCCCTGCTGACGGTGGACACAGTTAACCCCGGGAACTTAGTCAAAATCACCATCTTTGGACAGCCCCATGTTCAAAATCGGGTGAAGAGCGTGCTGCTGGGCCTCGCGTCCTGGCACCGGGAACATCGTGCCCGAG TTGAGAAGATGGAACAACTTGAGGAGTTCTTGAAGGCCCGTGCATCACGTCTCCAGACTCCCCAGCATCCTGTTGCATAA